The Martelella mediterranea DSM 17316 nucleotide sequence TGATCAGCGGCGCCACCAGGTTGAGGTCGAGAATATCCCGGAAATCCTCGATCGCGATATCTTCGATGGCGGCTTCGAGTCCCTGACCGGCGTTGTTGACCAGCACGTCGACCCGTCCATAGGTGTCTTCAGCCTGATCCCTGTCGGTGACATCGCACCGAACGGCAAGGGCATTGCCCAGTTCTTCGGCGAGTTCGGTGATGCGATCCTCGCGCCGCGCCAGCAGGACAAGGCGCGCGCCGGCGGCGAACGCCGCCCGCGCCGTCGCAGCGCCGATGCCGGACGATGCGCCGGTAATCATGATGACGGAACCTTGAATGTTCATGCCGTTTACCCCTGTTGTGGCCGGCTGGAGGTCCGAGCCTATGCCGATGGGCTAAATGATGCTATCATAAGATAACTATCATATAATAGGCAAAATGGCAACCATGAACGACGACACCGCGCGCAAGCTCTACACGCTCGCTGACCTGATTCACGCCGTCGGACGTCATTTGTCTGTTCCGGACGGCCTCGAACCCGGACCGTGCACGCCGGTCGAAATCCTGGTGATGCGCCATGTTCTGCAAAACCCCGGCACGTCCGCGCGCGAAGCCGCCGAGGCTGCCCTTCTGCCCTCGAGCAATTTCAGCCGCGTTCTTCGCGGATTGACCGAAAAAGGCCTGCTGCGGCAGGAAACGGACGAGCGCGATGCGCGGGGGAAGAGGCTTTATCTGACCGACCGCGCCAAGGCCAACTTCAAAAGAATGCAGGAGGTCTGGAGCCGCGACCTCTCGGGACTGATCGAAGATGACCGTCAGCTCGAAGCGGTCAACGCAACGCTGAGGCATATTGAGACCAGGCTCATCGAGCGCCGGAAGGGCGACGCTTCAGGAAGCAAGGGCACCGCTCGTCAGACCTCCGTTTAGATCCATGTCAGGTAGCTCTGCGGCCCTCGACAAACCGGACCATATAGTGTCAACAGGTAGTACCTTTCGATACGGAGGCTCGTGTGGCATCAGCTAACGTCTATCAAGCTCGATGACGACATGAAAGGCCGCGCTTGGCATCTGGCGGAAGCGCGGCAACGAACGTCGCACTGGATCATGCGGAAAGCGATCTCGCAGTATGTTGAACGTGAGGAGAAGCGTGAAGCTTTGCGGCGCGATACGGTGCGTGCTTGGGAAGAGTTCCAAGAAACCGGCATTCACGCGACGGCTGAAGACGTGGACCGCTGGCTGGAAAGCTGGGGAACGGACAACGAGCTGCATGCGCCTGAATGTTACAGGTAATATTTGCCCCGGCAGCCATCCGGGATTTGCAACGACTCTGAGACTTCCTGCGCCCGAAGAACCCGATGCCGCCCGCCGTGCTGATGAGACCATTCGCCAAAGCCTGAAGATCCTCACCTTGGCCGGATGGTCGATGACATGCCCGAGGAGGCCCGGGAACGACTCATCGACTTCGGTGACAGAGGGTATATCCCACAGTATCTTATTGATGATACGCAGATAACTATTCTGGGAATCCGGCATCAAAAAGAAGCTGGATATTTTTAATCCATCCTCCGAAAGAGCAAGATGCTGCAGGGCGTGTTGGTCCCACCGGTCTAGGTATGATCGGCAACGCCAAAATGGCCGGAGTGTCTTTCTGAAGATCGGGAGGAAGCCCAAATTGAACTACCGCGCGCAGCCAGCGCCCGGCCTTTCGCCGCTACCGGAGAACGAAGAAGAGCGACTGGAAGCCCTTCGTCAGGTCCACATTTTGGATACACCTCCTGAAGAGACCTTCGACCGATTGAAACGGTCGGCAGGACCCTTCAGATCGGTTCGACGCGCTGATCTTCAATGAAGGCGATGATCGCTTCAGCGGGCGGTCGAATTACACCTGCGCAGAATAAGCTGGCGCCTTGCACGATATCTCATGCGCCCGGCGCAGCTTACGGCTCTGAGGTTCGAGCGCTTTAATCCGATCTCGTTCCTCGGTCGTCCCAATCCGCCTCAGTCGGCCGTCCAGCCGCCGTCGATCATCAAGGCGCTGCCGGTGATCAGCGACGCGGCGTCGGAGGCGAGGAAGGTGACGGCGCCCATGATGTCCTCGACCTCGCCGATGCGGCCGAGCTTGATTTTGTCCTCGACCCATTTCAGCCGCTCGGGATTGGCAAAGGTCTGTTCGGCGAGCGGCGTCCGGATGAAGGTAGGGCAGATCGTGTTGACGCGAATGCCGTGGCCGCCCCACTCGATCGCCATCGATTTGGTGAAGCCTTCGACCGCGTGCTTGGTGGCGCTGTAGACTGCGCGGTCGATGCCGCCGACATGGGCCATCTGCGAGGAAATGTTGATGAGCGAACCGGGCCGACCGGCAGAAATCAACATGGAAGCGACGGCGCGGGTCAGGAAATAGGCCCCGCGCAGATTGATGTCGGTGGTCAGGTCGAAATCCGCAAGCGAGGTCTGAAGCGCCGGCGCGTGGCGTGCAATGCCGGCGCTGTTGACGAGAATGTCGAAGGGGCCGCTTTCTGCGACCCGCGCCTCCGTCTCCTCGACATTCTGCACATCGAGCGCCATCGCCCGCGCCTCGTATCCGGCCTCCGCAAACGCGGAAACGACTTCATCAAGCCGGTCCGCCGAGCGCGCGGCGAGCGTGACGCGCGCGCCGGCTTCGGCCAGCGCGGCGGCTGCTGCAAGGCCGATGCCGGAGGATGCGCCCACGACGAGGGCGGCGCGGCCATCCAGCCGGAACGAGGGCGTGCGGGGTAGTTTCAACATCCCGGCCTCACTCGGCTGCCGTGCCATAGGCGACATTGCGCCCGCCATAGCGGCGCACGCGGACATTCGCCTGCTCCGCATGACCGACAAAGCCTTCCAGCATGCAAAGCCGCGAGCAATAGGCGCCGATATTGGCCGCCGCCTCGTCAGTCAGCACCTTCTGGTAGGAATGGGTCTTGAGGAACTTGCCGACCCAGAGCCCGCCGGTGTAGCGCCCCGCCCGACGCGTCGGCAGCGTGTGGTTGGTGCCGATCACCTTGTCGCCATTGGCGACATTGGTGCGGGGGCCGAGAAACAGCGCGCCATAGGAGCGCATGTTTTCCAGGAACCAGTCATCGCGGTCGGTCATCACCTGCACGTGCTCGGATGCGATCTCCTCGGAAACCTGCAGTATTTCCTCATAGCTATCGCAGACGATGACCTCACCGTAATCCGCCCAGCTTTTTGCCGCGGTTTCGGCCGTGGGCAGGATCTTCAGCAAACGATCGATTTCTGCAAGCGTTGCCTCGGCGAGCTTCATCGAGTTTGTGACCAGCACCGCCGGCGAATTATAGCCATGCTCGGCCTGGCCCAGAAGATCGGTTGCGCACAATTCGCCATCAACCGTGTCATCGGCGATCACCATGGTCTCCGTCGGGCCGGCGAACAGGTCGATCCCCACCCGGCCGAAAAGCTGGCGCTTGGCCTCGGCCACATAGGCATTGCCCGGCCCGACCAGCATATGCACCGGGTCGATCGTCTCGGTTCCGATCGCCAGCGCGCCCACCGCCTGAATGCCGCCCAGCACGTAGATCTCGTGCGCGCCGCCAAGATGCATCGCCGCGATCACCGCCGGATTGGGCTCGCCCCTGAAGGGCGGCGTCGCCGCCGCAATGCGTGGAACGCCTGCCACCGAAGCGGTCGCGACCGACATATGCGCGGACGCCACCATCGGAAACTTGCCGCCCGGCACATAGCAGCCCACCGACTGGACCGGGAGGTTGCGGTGGCCGAGGATAACGCCGGGCATGGTCTCCACCTCGATATCGCGCATCGAATCCCGCTGGGCCTGCGCAAAATTGCGCACTTGCGCTTGGGCAAACTTGATGTCCTCCATGTCGCGCGTCGAAACCCGGTTCATCAGCGCCTCGATCTCCGAGGACGTCAGACGGAAGGCGGAGGGCGTATAGTTGTCGAACTTCTCCGACAGTTCGCGCACGACCGCATCGCCCCGCTGTTCGATGTCCTTGAGGATGCCCTCGACGGTGCTGCGCACCTTGAGGTCATCGTCGGAACGCTCGGTCTCGGGCTTGCCTCGCTTGATATGGGTGATCGTCATGGAACGTCTCTCTTTCGTCGGTGAATTGCGCCGCGATTGTCAGATCTCTGCGGGTTCGCGATGGGAAAGGTCATTATTTTCGGCCGGCACGGGACAGATCAGCGGCAGGCTGACCAGTTCCAGCGCCCCGGCTATCCGGATGAGCATGCGCTCCTGCCCGAAGCCGCCCACAAGCTGGGCACCGAGCGGAAGACCGGTGTCGCCGAGGCCGCAGGGCAGCGAAATCGCCGGGTGGCCGCTCATGTTGAAGGGCATGGTGCGCATCGGCGTCCAGACCGGACCATCGCGAAAATCGGTGAAAGCAGGCGCGGGTCCGAGCGTTGTCGGCGTCAGCAGCGCCGCACATGTCTGCAATGCCTCATCGACCCGAAGACGGAACCCGGCCGCGACCGATTGCGCCGCTGCAACGTGCTCATCTGTCAGCAACGCGCCGGTGAGCAGGTTGCGCCGCGCATCGACGCCATAGGCCTCGTAATTGCGGCCAAGGCCCTCCTTGTGCACGGCAAGCGCCTTGGCCTGCAGGATCACGGTGGCCGCGTCCTCGAGCGGCTGATAATCCGGCAGATCGACCAAGTTGATCCGCGCGCCGAGCATCGAAAGCCTTCCGGCGGCATCGTCCAGCGCAGACAGCACGGCGGCATCGGTATGCGGATCATCGGCAAACCAGTCGCGGGCATAGCCGATGACGAGCCCGGCAATGTCCTGTCTCGGCGCCACCGGCGCAAAGCCGGGAATGAGCCGCTCGAGCACGAACGCCACGTCGTCGACAGAAGCCCCGATCGGGCCGACGACATCGAGGCTCCGCGACAGCGGAAAGCATCCGCGATCGGGCACAAGCCCCCTCGTCGGCTTCAGCCCGACAACGCCGCAATAGGCGGCCGGCGCGCGCACCGAGCCGCCGGTGTCCGTGCCGAGCGCTACCCGCATCAGACCGCCGGCCACCGCCGCCGCCGAGCCCGAGGAGGAGCCGCCGGTGATATGGTTGGTGTTCCAGGGGTTGCGCGCCGGTGGGTTCGGCTGGTCATAGGCAGGGCCGGTCAGCGCGTATTCATAGGTCGCGAGCTTGGCCACGGGGATCATGCCCGTCCGGCGCAGCGTGGCCACTACGGCGGCATCCTCGGCAGGCATCTCGTTATGGGCATGGGAGCCGCAGCGGGTCGGCTGGCCGGCGACATCAATGATATCTTTGACGCCGAAGACGAGCCCGGCAAACGGCGGACGGTCCTCGGGCGCCATCAAGTCGAGACGCTCGGCCTCGGCAAGCGCTGTCTCCGACAGGTGGACGATCGACTTGAGGGCGCCGTCCCGCCGCGCGATGCGCTCAAGGGCGGCCTCGACCAACGCCGACGCGGTCATTTCGTTCGCCGCCAGCATCGCCGCCTGCTGCCTAAATGTCAGGTCAAGCGGCATCGACTTTACCTTTGGCGAGCTTTTTGCCGATCAAAGCCAGATGTTTGGCCTGGCCGAAGGCGGCCCTGGCGTCCTCTTCAGACGCCTTTATGCCCAAAGCCTTGAGCCGGTCGAGAAAGCTTCCGAAGTCCATGCCTGGCATCCGTGTTGAATATGATTGCATAGGCTAAATATCAGATAAATAACCATAAAGAAAAGATAGTTGCGTCAAAATATGCAAAAAATTTGCATAAGTATGCATTATTTGGTTGATAGGAAGGGAGAATTCGATCACTATAACTGCAAGCGTATGCAAATGAAATACCACCGATCGGCGTAAAGAGGACAGATATGGGTTCCGAAGACAAGACCACAGCGATCACCAAGAATGCCAAGCCGCAGCGTGGCGACGGGCCCCATGAGGGGCGCGTCATGCAGGTTGAGCGTTCGGACTTCACCGACCTGGTGCCCGAGGGCCGGGCCCCCGTGCAAGGCATGGATGGCTTCGATCCCTGTTATTCGGATATCGTCGACTATATCGTCCGCTGCACGCACAAGATCTGGGACGAACGCGATGTCGGCCTGATCTACACCCATTACACCCATAATATCGTGCTCTACACTCCGCTGGCCAATGTCTATAACCGCGAGGCCGTGGTGCGCGACACGATCCAGCGCCTGGCCTCCCTGCCGGAACGCCACGGGATGGCGACGCATGTGGTCTGGAACGGGGACGACAAGGACGGCTTCTACACCTCGCATCTCGTCACCGGCTCGGGCCGCTATACCCAGAACGGGCAGTACGGCCCCGCCAATGGCAGGCCCTTCGTCTCCCGCACGATCGCCGATTGCATGATCCACCGCAACAAGATCTACCGCGAATGGGTGGTGTCCGACCAGATGGCGATCATCCGCCAGCTCGGCATCGACCCCGTGCCCTATGCGGAAAAGATCGCCGCCGCCAAGCTGGCGCAGGGCCTGACCCAGCTCGATATCGGCGAGGTCGGGCTGATGCTCGGCCAGTATCCCCCGGCCGAAGAGGCGAACCTCGATATTGCCAACAATGATATCGAGCGCACCACGCTTTCCTGGCTGCATGATGTCTTCAATCGCAAGATGTTCGGCCGGATCCGCGACGTCTACGCGCCGACCGTGATGTATCACGGACCGCTGATGAAGGAGCTCTACGGCACCGCCTCCGTGACCCACCAGACGCTCGGCCTCGTCGCCAGCATGCCCGATGCCGTGTTCGCCCCGCAGCATATCTGCTCCACGCCCTGCATCGAAGGCGGCACCAAGGTTGCCGTGCGCTGGGTGATGGAAGGGCATCACCTTGGCTACGGCGCGCTGGAAAGCCTCGGCGATCCGACCGGCAAACATATCCGGTTGATGGGCATGTCCCACTACCACTACAAGAACGGTCGGATCGTTGATGAGTGGACCGTTTACGACGAGCTTTCCATGCTGGTGCAGATCAAGCTTGCCCAGATGGCCGACAAGGCTTCGGCCACCGCCGAGGCGGCCGAATAATCATCATCAACCCACAAGATGATCTGCGACCAACGCAGACGCGAACCAACGGAGTGTGGAATGAAAACCCTGACTTTGACAACGGCAGCCCTGGCACTCGTTCTCGGTGCGGGGGCCGCCCATGCGGGATGCGGGATTGAAGGCGGCAGCGTCCGCATCCTGGCGAATGATTTCGATGCCATTGGCACCGTGCTGGACGGCGCCAAGGCCTGTGCCGGCGACGGCGTGACCGTTGAGGTCAACATGACCACCGAGCACAAGTCCATCCAGGTCCCGGCGCTGACGGTCAATCCGGCGCAGTACACCGTTGCGGTGATCGCCAATAACTCGATCGTGCCGCTGCTCAACGACGATCTGATCCGCCCGATGGATGATCTGGTCGAGAAATACGGCCAGCAGCTTCAGCCGTCCCAGCTCGTCAAGGTTGGCGGCAAGGTCATGGGCATCGCCTTCATGGTGAACGGCCAGAACCTCTATATCCGGGGCGATATCCTGGAAGAGGCCGGTCTCGAGCAGCCGACCACGATCGAGGGCATTCTGGAGGCCGCGAAGGTGATCCGCGAAAAGGGGATCATGGAATATCCGCTGGCCGCCGCCGACCAGGCCGGCTGGTATCTCGGCAATGAATTCGTCAACACCTATCTCGGCCTTGGCGGCGAATTCTTCGAGCCGGGCTCGGCCGAACCCGCCATCGATGGCGAGACCGGCCTGAAGACGCTGGAGATCATGAAGGCGCTCACCGAATATATGGGCCCGGAATACATGACCTACACCTCCAACGAATTGAAGGCGATGTATCTCGCCGGCGAGGTCGCGATCATGAACCAGTGGGCCTCGATGGTGAACGGCCATATCGATCCGAACGGCCCCGCGCCTGAAATCGGCGAGGCCACCATCCTCGCCCCCGCGCCGACCGTCGGCGGCGGCGACATTCCGGCGGCAGCGCTCTGGTGGGACGGCTTCACTATTGCCAAGAACATTTCGGATGAAGACGCCGAAGCCTCGTTCATCGCCATGATGAACGGCATCCGCCCGGAAGTCGCCACGGAAAATCCCGCGGGCGCCGCCTGGCTGATGGCCGGCTTCAACCCGCCGCCGACCGCCGAAGCAATCCTCGCCAACGCTGCAAACGGCGCCCAGGCCTATCCGATGTCGCCCTATATGGGGCTGATGCACACCGCACTTGGCGCCGAACTGCCGGACTTCATGCAGGGCAAGGAATCCGCCGAGCAGGCGCTGGCCGATGTCGAGGCCGCCTATCGCGCCGCCGCGCGCGAAGCCGGTTTCCTGAACTGATATTGCGTCGTCGCGGCCCCGCCCGATAATGGCGGGGCCGCATCACGTTCCGGGGTATCCTCATGCGCCATCGAGATTTCGCCGCCTTCATCCTGCCGTCGGCGCTTGCCATGCTGCTGTTCATCGCGCTGCCGATCATCTCGGTCGCGGTCCAGTCGCTGTTCGTCGAGCACGATCAGGTGCTGGTTTCGGTCGAGAACTGCGGCCCCTTCGGCTGCAAGGAAGAGACCCGCGTCGACACAGCCGCGACTGCGGCGCTGCGCGACGCCGAACCGCTCGGCAAGTTCACCGGGCTCGGCACCTATTTCAACCGCTCGCATCTGGCCGTTGACGAGGTCGGCGCGATCCTCGCCGACAACCAGGGTTTCAGGGATGTCGTCGCGCGGATCTACAATCTTCCCCTTTACAAGGCGCTGAGCTTCACCCTGATCTATACCTTTCTCGTGACGCCGCTTGCGATCTTGTTCGGCTTCGCCGTCGCGCTCGGCGTCAACATGACGCCGCGGATCTATCGCGGGCCGGTGATCTTCCTGTCGCTGCTGCCCTATATCGTGACGCCGCTGCTCGGCTCGCTCATCCTGTTCTGGATGATCAATTCCGACGGCATCATCGGCGCCACTTTGCAATTCCTGTTCCAGGACCCCGAGCTCTCGCTGAAGGCGAGCCCGTTTCTCACCTGGGTCACGCTGATAGTCTACGGCACGTGGCACATGACGCCCTTCGCCTTCGTGGTGTTCTACGCCGGCCTGCAGACGCTCCCGCAGGACACGCTGGAATCGGCGATGATCGACGGCGCCAACCGGTTCGAACGCATCCGCTATGTGGTCGTCCCGCACCTCGTGCCGCTCGCGACCTTTGTCGGGCTGGTGCTGCTGATGGATAATTTCCGGGTGTTCGAGCCGATCATCGGGTTCTCGTCGGAAGCGAACGCCACCTCGCTCTCCTGGCTGATCTACAACGACCTCACAGGCCAGGTGGACCAGCTATTCGGCTCGGCCGCCGCCACCTCGATCCTGACCATGATCGGCGTCGTCATTCTCCTCAGCCCCGTCCTGGTGCGGACCTGGCGCGAATTCAACAGAAAGGCCCGGGCATGAAAGGCACGATCGGCTATTCCAGACCGCTTGCGATCTTCACCTCGGCGGTCCTGCTCATCTGGCTCATCATGGCCGCTTTCCCGTTCATCTGGACGGTCTGGGGCTCGTTCAAGGTGGAGGCGGATTTCTTCAGCCGGGTCTCGTTCTGGAACGCGATCTTCGGATCGGCGACCGAGCGCCAGACCGGCAGCGCGTTCACGCTCGACGGCTATCGCGGCGCCTGGGTGGAGCGCCAGTTCTACGTCTCGGTGTTCAACACCGCGATCGTGACGGTCTGCGTCACCTCGATCTCGCTGTTGTTCGGCACACTTGGCGGCTACGCGCTGTCGCGCTCGACCCGCAAATACACGTTCTGGATCCTGATCGCGGCGCTGGTGTTCCGCGCCATGCCGCACATCACCCTGGTCTCGGGCTTCCTGCTGCCCTTCTTCGAACTCAACATCTGGGGCTACCTGCCGACCGCGATCATCGTGCTGGTCGCCATCAACCAGCCCTTCACCATCTGGATGCTGCATTCCTTCTTCCTGTCGATCCCGAAGGACCTCGACGAAAGCGCGATGGTGGACGGATGCACGCGGTTCCAGGCCTTCCGGCTGGCGATCATGCCGGTGATGTGGCCGGGCGTGATCACCACCGGCCTGTTCAGTTTCCTGCTCGCCTATAACGACTTCTCGGTCACGGCGCTGCTGCTGAACCAGCACAACCAGACCATGGTGCCCAAGATCAATTCCTTCCTCGGAACAGTGCAGACCGAGGGCACCATCATGTATGCGGTCGCCGCCACCGTTTCGGCCACCGTTCCACTGTTCATTCTCGTGATGTTCTTCCAACGCCAGATCGTCAGCGGCCTCACCGCCGGCGCCGTCAAGGGTTAGACCATGGCCGAAATCCACCTGAAAAACGTTTCCAAGCGCTGGGGCCGAGTCGTCGGCGTCGACAATTTCGACCTGAAGATCGCCGATCGCGAATTTCTGGTCCTGCTCGGCCCCTCCGGCTGCGGCAAGACCACGACAATGCGGATGATCGCGGGGCTCGAGACCGTCACCGATGGCGAGGTGATCATCGGCGGGCGCGTGGTCAACCGGCTGGAGCCGAAGGACCGCGACATCGCCATGGTGTTCCAGAGCTACGGGCTCTATCCCAACCTTTCGGTCTACGAGAACATCCGCTTTCCGCTGAAGGTGCGCAAGGCGCCCAGGGCCGAGCATCATGAACGGGTGATGCGGGCGGCCGAGATGGTCGACCTGACCCAGCTTCTCGACCGCCGCCCGGCCGAGCTTTCCGGCGGCCAGCGCCAGCGCGTGGCGCTTGCCCGCGCGATCGTGCGCAAGCCGACCGTGTTCCTGATGGACGAACCGCTGTCGAACCTCGACGCAAAGCTGCGCGTCTCCACGCGCGCCGAGATCAAGAACCTGCAATATCAGCTGAAGACCACGACGATCTACGTAACCCACGACCAGATCGAGGCGATGACCCTTGCCGACCGGGTGGTGGTGATGAACAAGGGCGTGATCCAGCAGGTCGGCTCGCCGACCGAGATCTACGATTTTCCCGCCAACACCTTCGTCGCCTCCTTCATCGGCTCGCCGGCCATGAACCTTGTCGATGGCGCGATCGAAAACGGCGTGTTTTCGGCGCAAAACATCAAGGTGGCGGGGTTTCCGACCGCCCGTTCCGGCCCGATCACGCTCGGCTTCCGCGCCGAGGACGCCGAGATGACCGACGGCCCGGCCGAGCTTGAGGCCGAGATATTCGCTCTCGAGCTTCTGGGCGATGCCTCGATGGTGGCGGTGGAGGTCGGCGGCGACCTCGTCAACCTCAAGGCCACCAAGGATTTCCGCGCCGAGATCGGCACGCCGCTTTCAGCCCGCATCCCGCGCGCCGCCTGCCACCTCTTCGATGCGACAACCGGCGAACGGCTGCAGCTTGAGGGGTGACAGAAACCGCCCCTGACTGTAGGGAGAATGAGGAACAAGCCCGGAGAACAGCGTGAACAGCAAACAGGTCACATCCGTTGACGTCGCCCGACGCGCCGGCGTCAGCCAGTCGGCCGTTTCACGTTTTTTCACGCCCGGCGCCTCGGTCTCCAAGAAGACCGCCGAGAAGATCCGGATCGCAGCCGAGGAGCTCGGCTATCGCCCCAATGTTCTGGCCCGCGCGATGATCACCGGCAAGAGCCGGATCATCGGCGTGGTGGTCTATTATTTCGAAAACCAGTTCTATCCCGAAGCCGTCGAGAAACTGTCGATCGCGCTGCAGGAGAACGGCTACCACGTGCTCCTGTTCATGGCCTCCAGCACGATCGGCGATGTCGAGCCGGTGATCCAGGAAATCCTGTCCTATCAGGTGGATGGCCTGATCATGGTGTCGGTTTCTCTGTCCTCCACACTTGCCGAGCGCTGCCGCGACCACGGCATTCCGGTTCTGTTGTTCAACCGCGAACAGCCCGCCGACCGGTTGCGCGCCGTCACCAGCGACAATTACCAGGGCGGGCGCATGGCCGCGCAACTGCTGCTTAAGGGCGAGCCGAAGCGAATTGCCCACCTGGCAGGTTTCGGAGGCGCCTCCACCCAGATCGATCGCGAGGCCGGCTTTCTGGCGGCTTTGAAGGATGCCGGAAGAGAACTTCATTCCCGCGCGGACGGCAATTTCCACTATGTCGAGGCGAGCGACGCCGCGCGCGAGCTCTTCGATGTCGCCGAACCGCCGGATGCCCTGTTCGTCAGCGACGATCATATGGCGATCGCGGCGCTCGACGTCATCCGGCTGGAATTCAAATTGAGGGTGCCGGAAAACGTCGCCGTCGTCGGCTTCGATGATATTCCGCAGGCGGCCTGGCCCTCATTCAACTTGTCCACCATCCGTCAGCCGATCAACCAGATGGTGTCGACCGCCGTTGCCGAACTGATCGACGCGATCGACGGCAACCAGGATGTCCGCAAGATCCGCATCCCGCCCGTCCCGATCGTGCGCGGCACCACGCGGTAACGGCCCTCAGCGGCGCAGGACGAGCCGTCCCGAGAGCCGCGACCCCGCACCGTCCGTTTTTTTGCATTCCTATGCAAAATTCCTTGCCTCTCTTGATGATTCCTAGTATTGCAATCGTATGCAATTTTATGCCTGAAAGGCTGGCAGCCCTGGCTGCCGGGAAAGGAATACCATGATCGACATGCAAGCCCGGATCGTCCGTTACGGCGAGCTCGTTCCCTGCAAGACCGCCTTCATCGACGCCCACACGCCCGGCTCGAACCAGAAGGAGAACTTCACGATCATCGGCGGCGGCGTATCGGAATCGCCGGACCAGCATGTCCACATCAAGGATACGCCCGGCTTCAATATTGGTGCCGCCGGCCAGCCGCCGAAATGCCGCAACTCGCTTCATTCGCACCGCACGGCGGAAGTGTTCTTCGTGCTGAAGGGCCGCTGGCGGTTTTTCTGGGGCCGCTGGGGCAATGCCGGCGAGGTGGTGCTGGAGGAGGGCGATATCTTCAACATTCCGACCGGCATCTTCCGCGGATTTGAAAACATCGGCACCGATTACGGGATGATCATGGCGATCCTCGGCGGCAATGACGCCGGCGGCGGCGTCATCTGGGCGCCGCAGGTGATAGAGGACGCTCGCGATCATGGGCTGGTTCTCGGCAAGAACGGAAAGCTCTATGACAGCAAGAAAGGGCAGAAGCTGCCCGATGGCGTCACGCCCATGCCGCTTCTGACCGATGAAGAACTCAGGGCCTTCCCCGAACCGACAACCTCCGAGGTGATCCCCGGCTATGTCGCGCGCTACTGGGACCTGATGGCGCTTGCCGACCGGCATCCGGCGAAGGTGATTGGCGAACATGGGGTGCTGCGCGACCGGCCCGGCTTCGAGGTCGATTTCCTCAACCACAACTCCGCCCGCGACGAGGTGATCCGCTCCGATCGCAACGACGTGCTGATGATCATGCGCGGCCACTGGCGGCTGACATGGGATGGCGGCGAGGCCATTCTCGCGCCGGGCGACACCTGCGCCGTGCCGCCGAACCGCGACTATCGGCTGGTGCCATCGATGACCGGCGAGGCGAGCCTCTACCGGGTGCGCGACACCGACGATCCGGCCGGCGCAACCTGGAGAGACTGAGCGTGACGCTGCCGCTGGTTTTCCTGCCCGGAATGATGTGCGACGCGCGCCTGTTTTCGCCGCAGATCGCAGCGCTTTCG carries:
- a CDS encoding MarR family winged helix-turn-helix transcriptional regulator, which codes for MNDDTARKLYTLADLIHAVGRHLSVPDGLEPGPCTPVEILVMRHVLQNPGTSAREAAEAALLPSSNFSRVLRGLTEKGLLRQETDERDARGKRLYLTDRAKANFKRMQEVWSRDLSGLIEDDRQLEAVNATLRHIETRLIERRKGDASGSKGTARQTSV
- a CDS encoding CopG family ribbon-helix-helix protein produces the protein MKGRAWHLAEARQRTSHWIMRKAISQYVEREEKREALRRDTVRAWEEFQETGIHATAEDVDRWLESWGTDNELHAPECYR
- a CDS encoding SDR family NAD(P)-dependent oxidoreductase gives rise to the protein MLKLPRTPSFRLDGRAALVVGASSGIGLAAAAALAEAGARVTLAARSADRLDEVVSAFAEAGYEARAMALDVQNVEETEARVAESGPFDILVNSAGIARHAPALQTSLADFDLTTDINLRGAYFLTRAVASMLISAGRPGSLINISSQMAHVGGIDRAVYSATKHAVEGFTKSMAIEWGGHGIRVNTICPTFIRTPLAEQTFANPERLKWVEDKIKLGRIGEVEDIMGAVTFLASDAASLITGSALMIDGGWTAD
- the hisD gene encoding histidinol dehydrogenase, which produces MTITHIKRGKPETERSDDDLKVRSTVEGILKDIEQRGDAVVRELSEKFDNYTPSAFRLTSSEIEALMNRVSTRDMEDIKFAQAQVRNFAQAQRDSMRDIEVETMPGVILGHRNLPVQSVGCYVPGGKFPMVASAHMSVATASVAGVPRIAAATPPFRGEPNPAVIAAMHLGGAHEIYVLGGIQAVGALAIGTETIDPVHMLVGPGNAYVAEAKRQLFGRVGIDLFAGPTETMVIADDTVDGELCATDLLGQAEHGYNSPAVLVTNSMKLAEATLAEIDRLLKILPTAETAAKSWADYGEVIVCDSYEEILQVSEEIASEHVQVMTDRDDWFLENMRSYGALFLGPRTNVANGDKVIGTNHTLPTRRAGRYTGGLWVGKFLKTHSYQKVLTDEAAANIGAYCSRLCMLEGFVGHAEQANVRVRRYGGRNVAYGTAAE
- a CDS encoding amidase; translated protein: MPLDLTFRQQAAMLAANEMTASALVEAALERIARRDGALKSIVHLSETALAEAERLDLMAPEDRPPFAGLVFGVKDIIDVAGQPTRCGSHAHNEMPAEDAAVVATLRRTGMIPVAKLATYEYALTGPAYDQPNPPARNPWNTNHITGGSSSGSAAAVAGGLMRVALGTDTGGSVRAPAAYCGVVGLKPTRGLVPDRGCFPLSRSLDVVGPIGASVDDVAFVLERLIPGFAPVAPRQDIAGLVIGYARDWFADDPHTDAAVLSALDDAAGRLSMLGARINLVDLPDYQPLEDAATVILQAKALAVHKEGLGRNYEAYGVDARRNLLTGALLTDEHVAAAQSVAAGFRLRVDEALQTCAALLTPTTLGPAPAFTDFRDGPVWTPMRTMPFNMSGHPAISLPCGLGDTGLPLGAQLVGGFGQERMLIRIAGALELVSLPLICPVPAENNDLSHREPAEI
- a CDS encoding ester cyclase; amino-acid sequence: MGSEDKTTAITKNAKPQRGDGPHEGRVMQVERSDFTDLVPEGRAPVQGMDGFDPCYSDIVDYIVRCTHKIWDERDVGLIYTHYTHNIVLYTPLANVYNREAVVRDTIQRLASLPERHGMATHVVWNGDDKDGFYTSHLVTGSGRYTQNGQYGPANGRPFVSRTIADCMIHRNKIYREWVVSDQMAIIRQLGIDPVPYAEKIAAAKLAQGLTQLDIGEVGLMLGQYPPAEEANLDIANNDIERTTLSWLHDVFNRKMFGRIRDVYAPTVMYHGPLMKELYGTASVTHQTLGLVASMPDAVFAPQHICSTPCIEGGTKVAVRWVMEGHHLGYGALESLGDPTGKHIRLMGMSHYHYKNGRIVDEWTVYDELSMLVQIKLAQMADKASATAEAAE